One genomic segment of Rhizobium viscosum includes these proteins:
- a CDS encoding putative bifunctional diguanylate cyclase/phosphodiesterase: MKNFIASLRLQKDNPKFLVAQFEALSSQIPILYVLLVINALAVAITHIKSAPLWLSLYIPVGLSIVCVFRLCWWEISGKENVTPERALRLMKVTLAGAVILTIGFGGWAIALYQYGDASQQGQIAYFLVVTGISCVFCLMHLPLAAAITTVITFTAMIVTFLFSGNPVFVATAVSGLFLVLPFLRVINSYFQNFAHLVRLAEELKQKQAEAEELNLVNSRNALQDQLTGLANRRSFFLSLEKMLLKDPSSPPVIGIVDLDGFKPVNDVFGHAAGDLVLKETARRFVSLLGDQGIVSRLGGDEFGIIFPSSMTLRAVSDLGVALCATVREPYDIPDGSVRVSGSCGIVYPEAGEYTAEDLYEKADFALYQVKSKRIGGVEFFSPEHEKILTQRYLIELELQTDSFARELKLEYQPIMELRSGRVVGFEALARWDSARFGRISPDAFIPAAERTAVIGRVTRILFGQALDALKIMPAHLRVSFNLSARDICDHETSMALLAMINRSGVDPKRIEFEITETALLSDFDTADQVIGMLRAAGISIALDDFGTGYSSLSHIHRLAFDKLKIDKAFVMNFDRDARCMNITRSVANLCQNLGIASVAEGVESEDVAESLKGIGVRLAQGYYFSRPLPLELAIDYAVRRDVAVSQSLSA; this comes from the coding sequence ATGAAGAACTTCATAGCGTCACTACGGCTGCAAAAAGATAATCCGAAGTTTCTGGTGGCGCAGTTCGAAGCTTTGTCATCACAGATTCCGATTCTGTACGTTCTCCTCGTCATCAATGCGCTGGCTGTGGCCATCACCCACATCAAATCGGCGCCTCTTTGGCTTTCACTCTACATCCCCGTTGGACTGAGCATTGTCTGCGTCTTCCGCCTCTGCTGGTGGGAAATATCAGGCAAGGAGAATGTTACGCCGGAGCGTGCGCTGCGGCTGATGAAGGTAACGCTAGCAGGCGCGGTTATCCTCACGATTGGCTTCGGCGGCTGGGCCATCGCGCTCTATCAATATGGCGATGCCTCGCAGCAGGGCCAGATCGCCTATTTTCTGGTCGTAACCGGCATTTCCTGCGTCTTTTGCCTGATGCATCTGCCGCTCGCCGCGGCAATCACTACGGTCATCACTTTCACCGCCATGATCGTGACCTTCCTCTTTTCCGGCAATCCGGTTTTCGTCGCGACGGCAGTCAGCGGCCTGTTCCTCGTGCTGCCATTCCTGCGCGTCATCAACAGCTACTTCCAGAATTTCGCGCACCTGGTGCGGCTTGCTGAAGAGCTCAAGCAGAAACAGGCCGAAGCCGAGGAGCTGAACCTCGTCAACAGCCGCAACGCGCTCCAGGACCAACTGACCGGCCTTGCCAATCGCCGAAGCTTCTTCCTGTCGCTCGAAAAGATGCTGCTGAAGGATCCGTCTTCACCGCCTGTCATCGGCATCGTCGATCTCGATGGCTTCAAGCCGGTCAATGATGTCTTCGGCCATGCGGCTGGTGATCTCGTGCTGAAGGAGACGGCACGCCGCTTCGTCTCACTGTTGGGCGATCAGGGCATCGTCTCACGCCTTGGCGGCGATGAATTCGGCATCATCTTCCCCTCCAGCATGACGCTCAGGGCCGTCTCTGATCTCGGCGTGGCGCTATGTGCGACGGTGCGTGAACCCTATGACATCCCGGACGGCTCGGTGCGCGTTTCCGGCTCCTGCGGCATCGTCTATCCTGAGGCGGGCGAGTACACGGCCGAAGATCTCTACGAGAAAGCGGATTTTGCGCTCTATCAGGTCAAGAGCAAGCGTATCGGCGGCGTGGAATTCTTCTCGCCGGAACACGAAAAGATCCTGACACAACGCTACCTGATCGAGCTGGAGCTGCAGACCGATAGTTTCGCCAGGGAGTTGAAGCTCGAATATCAGCCGATCATGGAGCTGCGCAGCGGCCGTGTCGTCGGTTTTGAGGCGCTTGCGCGTTGGGACAGCGCCCGCTTTGGCCGCATCAGCCCGGATGCCTTTATTCCGGCCGCGGAACGCACCGCCGTGATCGGCCGCGTGACGCGCATTCTCTTCGGCCAGGCGCTCGACGCCTTGAAGATCATGCCGGCGCATCTGCGCGTCTCCTTCAATCTCTCGGCCCGCGACATCTGCGATCACGAAACCTCGATGGCCTTGCTCGCGATGATCAACCGGTCGGGCGTCGATCCTAAACGCATCGAATTCGAGATCACAGAGACGGCGCTGCTGTCAGACTTCGATACCGCCGATCAGGTGATCGGCATGCTGCGTGCTGCCGGCATCTCGATTGCACTTGACGATTTCGGCACCGGCTATTCGAGCTTGAGCCATATCCATCGCCTGGCCTTCGACAAGCTGAAGATCGACAAGGCCTTTGTGATGAATTTCGACCGCGATGCACGCTGCATGAACATCACCCGTTCCGTTGCCAACCTCTGCCAGAACCTCGGCATCGCCTCTGTGGCCGAGGGTGTCGAAAGCGAGGATGTGGCCGAGTCGCTGAAAGGCATCGGCGTAAGATTGGCGCAGGGTTATTATTTCTCCCGGCCGCTGCCGCTGGAGCTGGCGATCGACTACGCCGTCAGGCGCGATGTCGCGGTTTCGCAGTCCCTCTCTGCCTGA
- the galE gene encoding UDP-glucose 4-epimerase GalE, which translates to MAVLVTGGAGYIGSHMVWTLLDVGEDVVVLDNLSTGFRWAVAPAARFYLGDVADPDVLKKIFIENDIEAIIHFAGSAVVPVSVSDPLSYYDNNSGKTRVLLSAAIKAGIRNFVFSSTAAVYGQQKGSALVKETAPLNPENPYGQSKLMTEMMLRDAAAAYDFGYVALRYFNVAGADPQLRTGQSTSGATHLIKVACEAALGKRDSVAVYGFDYPTHDGTGVRDYIHVSDLTAAHLKALQHLRQGRGPLVANCGYGNGYSVLDVLNMVTRLNGHSFKINMAPRRPGDAASVVADATLARRVLSWVPKYDSLETIVRSSLDWELFLMNRSVDDLHSIHRALAAASF; encoded by the coding sequence ATGGCGGTTCTGGTGACAGGTGGGGCTGGATATATCGGCAGCCACATGGTTTGGACGCTGTTGGATGTCGGTGAAGATGTCGTCGTGCTCGACAACCTCTCCACCGGCTTTCGCTGGGCCGTGGCGCCGGCCGCGCGCTTCTATCTCGGCGATGTCGCCGATCCGGATGTGCTGAAGAAGATCTTCATCGAAAACGATATCGAAGCTATCATCCATTTCGCCGGCTCCGCTGTCGTGCCGGTCTCGGTCTCCGACCCGCTTTCTTATTACGACAACAATTCCGGCAAGACACGTGTCCTGCTGAGTGCTGCGATCAAGGCGGGCATCCGTAACTTCGTCTTTTCCTCGACAGCCGCTGTCTACGGTCAGCAGAAGGGCTCTGCGCTCGTGAAGGAGACGGCGCCGCTCAATCCGGAAAATCCCTATGGTCAGTCCAAGCTGATGACCGAAATGATGCTTCGTGACGCTGCCGCCGCCTATGACTTCGGCTACGTGGCGCTACGCTATTTCAACGTTGCAGGCGCCGATCCGCAACTGCGCACCGGCCAGTCGACCTCGGGCGCGACCCATCTCATCAAGGTCGCCTGTGAGGCCGCACTCGGAAAGCGCGACAGCGTCGCCGTCTATGGCTTCGATTACCCGACCCATGACGGCACCGGTGTGCGCGACTACATCCATGTGAGCGATTTAACGGCGGCGCATTTGAAGGCGCTCCAGCATCTGCGCCAAGGCAGGGGGCCACTTGTCGCCAACTGCGGCTACGGAAACGGCTATTCCGTGCTCGATGTGTTGAACATGGTCACCCGCCTGAACGGTCACTCGTTCAAGATCAACATGGCGCCACGTCGGCCGGGCGACGCTGCAAGCGTCGTCGCCGATGCCACGCTTGCCCGTCGTGTGCTGAGCTGGGTACCGAAATACGATTCCCTGGAAACCATCGTCCGCAGCTCGCTCGATTGGGAACTCTTCCTGATGAACAGGAGTGTCGACGATCTGCACAGCATTCATCGCGCGCTGGCTGCGGCTTCTTTCTGA
- a CDS encoding Type 1 glutamine amidotransferase-like domain-containing protein translates to MRLYLSSYRLGASAFRLRKLLNGGRRAAVIQNALDFIPAEARRAYETNIYDPKKELADWGIEAEELDLRDYFGQPHALETALAGFDLVWAVGGNAFLLRRAMRQSGFDRIIGELLREDAIVYGGFSAGAVVATPSLRGIDIMDDPRQLAPDYDEAILWDGLGLVDFSIVPHYRSAHDEAEAAEKTVNFLEEAGTPFQPLRDGEVIIVEGRNVTLLPVLPEAMRRSA, encoded by the coding sequence ATGAGACTATACCTGTCATCCTACCGGCTCGGCGCCAGCGCCTTCCGGCTGAGGAAACTTCTCAATGGCGGACGTCGCGCCGCCGTCATCCAGAACGCGCTGGACTTCATTCCGGCCGAAGCCCGACGCGCGTACGAGACCAATATCTACGATCCCAAGAAAGAACTTGCCGATTGGGGGATCGAGGCGGAAGAACTGGATTTGCGAGACTATTTTGGGCAACCACACGCGTTAGAAACGGCGCTCGCCGGTTTCGACCTCGTCTGGGCCGTCGGCGGCAATGCGTTTCTTCTGCGGCGCGCCATGCGGCAGAGCGGCTTCGATCGCATCATCGGAGAATTGCTACGCGAGGATGCTATCGTCTATGGCGGCTTCAGCGCCGGGGCGGTCGTTGCAACGCCCTCGCTCAGGGGCATCGATATCATGGACGACCCGCGCCAGCTTGCGCCTGATTACGATGAAGCAATCCTGTGGGACGGTCTCGGCCTCGTCGATTTCTCCATCGTCCCGCATTACCGCTCGGCGCATGACGAGGCCGAAGCTGCCGAAAAGACCGTCAACTTCCTTGAAGAAGCCGGCACGCCCTTTCAGCCGCTGAGAGACGGCGAAGTCATCATCGTCGAGGGCCGGAATGTGACGCTGCTACCGGTGCTGCCGGAAGCGATGCGACGCTCCGCCTAG
- a CDS encoding pyridoxal phosphate-dependent aminotransferase, with product MSIISSLSPRAVAAPESGIVEVVNYARGREGLLPLWVGEGDLPTPDFINQAAMRALAAGETFYTWQRGIPELRQALSDYYFRHFGIRLPSEHFYVTGSGMQAIQIAVQALTSPGDEFVYLTPAWPNIAAALEIAGARSVGVELQFEGGTWTVDLNRIEAAITSKTRGLFINTPSNPTGWTATKKDLADILALARKHDLWIMADEIYARYFYAGGRAPSFLDVMEPGDKVIFVNSFSKNWSMTGWRVGWIVAPPETGQVLENLIQYSTSGVAQFMQKGAVAALNEGDAFVQSNIDKATRSRDILCDALIATNRVETLKPDGALYAFLKIDGVTDSRKAAIDIVDKTGVGLAPGTAFGPGGELFLRACFLRDLAQVAVAAERLCDYILKL from the coding sequence ATGTCGATTATAAGCAGCCTCAGCCCGCGCGCCGTCGCAGCGCCAGAAAGCGGGATCGTCGAAGTCGTCAATTATGCCCGCGGCCGTGAGGGCCTCTTGCCACTCTGGGTCGGCGAGGGTGATCTTCCTACTCCCGATTTCATCAATCAGGCCGCCATGCGGGCGCTCGCCGCCGGCGAGACCTTCTATACCTGGCAGCGCGGCATTCCGGAGCTGCGCCAGGCGCTGTCGGATTACTATTTCAGGCATTTCGGCATCCGACTGCCATCAGAGCATTTCTATGTCACCGGCTCTGGTATGCAGGCGATCCAGATCGCCGTTCAGGCACTGACTTCGCCCGGTGACGAATTCGTCTACCTCACCCCAGCCTGGCCGAATATCGCTGCTGCCTTGGAAATCGCCGGCGCCCGCTCGGTTGGCGTCGAACTGCAGTTCGAAGGCGGTACCTGGACTGTCGACCTCAACCGCATCGAAGCGGCGATCACGTCGAAGACCCGCGGTCTCTTCATCAACACGCCGTCGAACCCGACCGGCTGGACCGCGACGAAGAAGGATCTGGCCGATATCCTGGCGCTCGCACGCAAGCATGATCTCTGGATCATGGCCGACGAGATCTACGCGCGTTATTTCTATGCCGGCGGCCGCGCGCCCTCCTTCCTCGACGTCATGGAGCCCGGCGACAAGGTCATCTTCGTCAACTCCTTCTCCAAGAACTGGTCGATGACCGGCTGGCGTGTCGGCTGGATCGTCGCGCCGCCCGAAACCGGCCAGGTGCTGGAAAATCTCATCCAGTATTCCACTTCGGGCGTCGCGCAGTTCATGCAAAAGGGCGCCGTCGCCGCCCTCAATGAAGGTGACGCCTTCGTGCAGTCCAACATCGACAAGGCAACCCGCTCCCGCGATATCCTCTGCGATGCATTGATCGCCACCAACCGCGTCGAAACACTGAAGCCCGATGGCGCTCTCTACGCCTTCCTCAAGATCGACGGCGTCACCGACAGCCGCAAGGCTGCGATCGACATCGTCGACAAAACCGGCGTCGGCCTTGCCCCTGGCACGGCCTTCGGACCCGGAGGCGAGCTTTTTCTGCGCGCCTGCTTCCTGCGCGATCTGGCGCAGGTGGCAGTCGCGGCCGAGCGGCTCTGCGACTATATCCTGAAGCTCTAG
- the mscL gene encoding large conductance mechanosensitive channel protein MscL, with amino-acid sequence MLNEFKAFIARGNVMDLAVGVIIGGAFGGIVKSLVEDMIMPIVGAIFGGFDFSNYYIPLSKEAFGQPTLALARSRGAVFAYGNFITVLINFLILAVIIFLMIKAVNILREQVERKEKEAPAEVPPPPADVALLTEIRDLLAKRPAV; translated from the coding sequence ATGCTCAACGAGTTCAAAGCTTTCATCGCCCGCGGCAATGTCATGGATCTCGCAGTCGGTGTCATCATCGGCGGCGCCTTCGGGGGCATCGTCAAGTCGCTGGTCGAAGACATGATCATGCCGATCGTCGGTGCGATCTTCGGTGGTTTCGACTTCTCCAACTACTACATTCCGCTGTCGAAGGAGGCTTTTGGGCAGCCAACCCTTGCACTTGCCCGCAGCCGCGGGGCCGTTTTCGCGTACGGCAATTTCATCACGGTCCTCATCAATTTCCTCATCCTCGCCGTGATCATTTTCCTGATGATCAAGGCTGTGAACATTCTGCGCGAGCAGGTCGAGCGCAAGGAAAAGGAAGCGCCGGCAGAGGTTCCGCCGCCGCCGGCCGATGTCGCGCTGCTGACTGAAATCCGCGATCTTCTCGCCAAGCGTCCAGCCGTCTGA
- a CDS encoding PAS domain-containing hybrid sensor histidine kinase/response regulator, with product MLPGWVIFAFALGYLLLLFAVASYGDRRSRKFGVPEGGRPVVYALSLAIYCTSWTYFGGVGLAAHHGLEFAGIYIGPILVFTLGMPLLKRIIELAKAEKLTSVADFIAARYGKNSTVATIVAMICLIGTIPYIALQLKSISATVTAMVNPSDYGIGSGNLYFLDLPLIVTLVLACFAIMFGTRHTDATEHQDGLILAVSMESMVKLVAFLTAGICVIWFLFDGPSDLWRKGSENALVTAALDYQTPLSRWITLTLLSAFAIIMLPRQFHVTVVENRTAKQLRLAGFLFPLYLIAINLFVLPVAIGGLLIFGGNGNADLYVLTLPLAGQMPVVSLITFIGGFSAATAMVIVDSVALSIMVSNDIVMPFFLRRKLAGLASQRDDFAKSLLNIRRSAIFAVLLLGYAYYRSTDSTAGLASIGLLSFAAIAQIAPALFGGMIWRRANARGAILGLSSGFTIWVYLLFLPSFGGPDYSYVASSFLGFIFPGTTLFTGPDADSLVNATAMSLLVNTAAFIVGSLTRNAKPLERIQAGIFVKRHSRSQFATRGWKTRISVGDLKTAIARYLGEERMQRSLATYEQTSGRKLEDDQPADMALIHFTEQLLGSAIGSSSARLVLSLILQKIEDASSDTAWLLDQASEALQYNQDMLQTALAQMDQGIAVFDSSNRLTIWNRRFRQLLDLPENAGQVGFPLSEIVSILSQRGDIAPGDQGQAVRHFLTLDKPFPLVLGGGERIIEVRSNAMPDKGIVATFTDITQRVAADRALKQANETLEQRVVERTAELTRVNKELAEAHAAADEANIGKTRFFAAAGHDILQPLNAARLYSSALVERMAQSENSPIVRNIDSALESVESILGAVLDISRLDTGAMRPRLASVPLSDLLERIETDFAPIAREKKLKLKVMPTSLQVRSDPNLLRRLVQNLVSNAIKYTVSGKVLVGVRRRGNQVMIQVMDSGIGIPPSKFRTVFKEFARLDEGAKTASGLGLGLSIVDRIARVLNHKVELYSTHGKGTEFRILIPLDIAKNAEAAAAVLPVDRTAQPLKGLRILCIDNEPKILEGMRLLIDGWGCDTAAVDSLSAVQALSMRQPPDLVIADYHLADGSGVEAILHLRQHFSMEIPALLVTADRTPEVRAEAEKHGIAVQHKPVRPAALRAYITQISGLKRTAAE from the coding sequence ATGCTTCCAGGCTGGGTCATATTTGCGTTTGCCTTGGGTTACCTTCTGCTGCTTTTCGCAGTAGCAAGCTACGGCGACCGCCGGAGCCGGAAATTCGGCGTGCCGGAAGGCGGCCGGCCTGTGGTCTATGCGCTCAGCCTGGCGATCTACTGCACGTCCTGGACCTATTTCGGCGGCGTTGGCTTAGCTGCCCATCACGGGCTGGAATTTGCCGGCATCTATATCGGGCCGATCCTCGTCTTCACACTCGGCATGCCGCTCTTGAAACGCATTATCGAACTCGCCAAGGCCGAAAAGCTGACATCGGTCGCCGATTTCATTGCGGCGCGCTACGGCAAGAATTCCACTGTCGCAACCATCGTGGCGATGATCTGCCTCATCGGCACCATCCCCTATATCGCGTTGCAGCTGAAATCCATCTCGGCGACGGTCACGGCCATGGTCAATCCGTCCGATTATGGCATCGGCAGCGGCAACCTCTACTTCCTCGACCTGCCGCTGATCGTGACGCTGGTGCTTGCCTGCTTCGCCATCATGTTCGGCACCCGCCATACCGATGCGACCGAGCATCAGGACGGGCTCATCCTCGCGGTATCGATGGAATCGATGGTGAAGCTCGTTGCCTTCCTGACGGCGGGCATCTGCGTCATCTGGTTCCTGTTCGATGGGCCAAGCGACCTGTGGCGGAAAGGATCGGAGAACGCCTTGGTCACCGCCGCACTCGACTATCAGACCCCGCTCAGCCGATGGATCACACTGACGCTGCTTTCGGCCTTCGCCATTATCATGCTGCCGCGCCAGTTCCATGTCACCGTCGTCGAAAACCGCACGGCAAAGCAACTCCGGCTCGCGGGTTTTCTCTTCCCGCTTTATCTGATCGCCATCAATCTCTTTGTGCTGCCGGTCGCCATCGGCGGGCTGCTCATCTTCGGCGGCAACGGCAATGCCGATCTTTATGTTCTTACCCTGCCGCTTGCAGGGCAAATGCCGGTTGTCTCGCTGATCACCTTCATCGGCGGCTTTTCGGCGGCGACCGCCATGGTGATCGTCGATTCCGTGGCGCTCTCCATCATGGTGTCGAACGACATCGTCATGCCGTTCTTCCTGCGCCGGAAGCTCGCGGGCCTTGCGAGCCAGCGCGACGACTTCGCAAAGAGCCTGCTCAATATCCGCCGGAGCGCCATCTTCGCCGTGCTGCTGCTCGGCTACGCCTATTATCGTTCGACCGACAGCACTGCGGGGCTTGCCTCGATCGGCCTGCTTTCCTTTGCCGCCATCGCGCAGATTGCGCCTGCCCTCTTCGGCGGCATGATCTGGCGGCGCGCGAACGCACGCGGCGCCATCCTCGGCCTCTCCTCCGGCTTCACCATCTGGGTCTACCTGCTTTTCCTGCCCTCCTTCGGCGGCCCGGATTATTCCTATGTGGCAAGCAGTTTCCTCGGCTTCATCTTTCCCGGCACGACACTCTTCACCGGTCCGGATGCCGATTCGCTTGTCAATGCGACGGCAATGAGCCTGCTCGTCAATACCGCCGCCTTCATCGTCGGCTCGCTGACGCGCAATGCCAAGCCGCTGGAACGCATCCAGGCCGGCATCTTCGTCAAGCGCCATTCGCGCTCGCAATTTGCCACGCGGGGCTGGAAGACCCGCATCAGCGTCGGAGATCTCAAGACGGCGATCGCCCGCTATCTCGGCGAGGAGCGCATGCAGCGCTCGCTTGCGACCTATGAGCAGACGTCTGGCCGGAAGCTGGAGGACGACCAGCCGGCGGACATGGCACTTATCCATTTCACCGAGCAGCTTCTCGGCAGCGCCATCGGCTCCTCCTCGGCGCGGCTCGTGTTGTCGTTGATCCTGCAGAAGATCGAGGATGCTTCCTCGGATACGGCCTGGCTGCTCGATCAGGCGAGCGAAGCACTGCAATATAATCAGGACATGCTGCAGACGGCGCTCGCGCAGATGGATCAGGGCATCGCCGTTTTCGACAGTTCCAATCGGCTGACGATCTGGAACCGCCGCTTCCGGCAATTGCTGGACCTGCCGGAAAATGCCGGCCAAGTGGGTTTTCCGCTATCGGAAATCGTCAGTATCCTCAGCCAGCGCGGCGATATCGCGCCGGGCGACCAGGGCCAGGCGGTGCGGCATTTCCTGACGCTCGACAAACCCTTCCCGCTGGTGCTCGGCGGCGGCGAGCGCATCATCGAAGTGCGTTCCAACGCCATGCCGGACAAGGGTATCGTCGCGACCTTCACCGACATCACCCAGCGTGTGGCCGCCGACCGGGCACTGAAGCAGGCAAACGAGACGCTGGAACAGCGCGTGGTGGAGCGCACCGCGGAACTCACCCGCGTCAACAAGGAGCTTGCGGAGGCACACGCGGCGGCGGACGAGGCGAATATCGGCAAGACCCGCTTCTTTGCGGCCGCCGGCCACGATATTCTGCAGCCACTCAATGCGGCCCGGCTTTATTCTTCAGCGCTTGTCGAACGCATGGCCCAATCGGAAAACAGCCCAATCGTGCGTAATATCGATTCCGCGCTGGAATCGGTCGAATCCATTCTCGGCGCCGTGCTCGATATTTCCCGGCTCGATACCGGCGCCATGCGCCCGCGGCTGGCGTCCGTGCCGCTTTCCGATCTGCTCGAGCGCATCGAAACCGATTTTGCTCCGATCGCCCGCGAAAAGAAACTGAAGCTCAAGGTCATGCCGACTTCGCTGCAGGTGCGCTCCGATCCGAACCTGCTGCGCCGTCTGGTACAGAACCTCGTTTCCAATGCCATCAAATATACCGTCAGCGGCAAGGTGCTGGTCGGGGTAAGGCGACGTGGCAATCAAGTGATGATCCAGGTGATGGATTCCGGCATCGGCATTCCGCCTTCGAAATTCCGGACAGTGTTCAAGGAATTCGCGCGACTGGATGAGGGTGCCAAGACCGCATCGGGCCTCGGGCTCGGCCTCTCGATCGTCGACCGGATAGCCCGCGTGCTCAATCACAAGGTCGAGCTTTATTCAACGCATGGCAAGGGTACGGAATTCCGCATCCTCATACCGCTCGATATCGCGAAGAACGCGGAAGCCGCGGCAGCCGTCCTTCCCGTCGATCGCACGGCCCAGCCGCTGAAGGGATTGCGAATCCTCTGCATCGACAACGAACCGAAGATCCTCGAAGGCATGCGGCTGCTGATCGACGGATGGGGCTGCGATACTGCAGCCGTGGATTCGCTCTCTGCCGTCCAGGCGCTTTCGATGCGTCAGCCCCCGGATCTCGTCATTGCCGACTATCATCTTGCCGACGGATCGGGAGTGGAAGCAATCCTGCATCTCAGGCAGCATTTCAGTATGGAGATTCCTGCGCTGCTCGTCACGGCCGACAGGACGCCGGAGGTGCGGGCCGAGGCGGAAAAGCACGGCATCGCCGTGCAGCACAAGCCGGTGCGCCCGGCAGCACTGCGCGCCTATATCACGCAGATTTCCGGCTTGAAGCGCACCGCCGCCGAGTGA
- a CDS encoding TetR/AcrR family transcriptional regulator, producing MAVKENIRPGGRSARVQASVHAAVRDLLAEVSRTEITVPLIATRAGVTPSTIYRRWGDLQELLADVAVERLRPDMEPVDTGTGAGDLQAWAEQYAEEMSSGPGREYVRDVLSAQTGDNANKCCNFTRQQIETIAERAKGRGENFPAVDAVMDRVVAPIMYRILFGDVPTAARVHELVGHVFARRKAA from the coding sequence ATGGCAGTGAAAGAGAATATCCGTCCGGGTGGCAGAAGCGCGCGTGTCCAGGCTTCCGTGCATGCCGCCGTGCGTGACCTCCTTGCGGAGGTGAGCCGAACAGAAATCACCGTTCCGCTGATCGCGACGCGTGCAGGTGTCACGCCTTCCACCATCTATCGCCGCTGGGGTGACCTGCAGGAATTGCTGGCCGACGTCGCCGTCGAGCGTCTTCGTCCCGACATGGAGCCGGTCGATACAGGAACTGGCGCCGGTGATCTGCAGGCATGGGCGGAGCAATATGCTGAGGAAATGTCCTCCGGCCCCGGTCGTGAATATGTCCGGGATGTGCTCTCTGCCCAGACAGGCGACAACGCCAATAAATGCTGCAATTTTACCCGACAGCAGATCGAGACGATTGCCGAGCGGGCGAAGGGGAGGGGCGAGAACTTTCCCGCAGTCGATGCGGTGATGGATCGCGTGGTTGCGCCCATCATGTACCGTATCCTGTTCGGCGACGTTCCGACGGCCGCCCGCGTGCACGAGCTTGTCGGCCACGTCTTCGCCCGGCGCAAGGCCGCCTGA
- a CDS encoding MFS transporter encodes MVAASESIKNSSPMGFHALTLAIFFGASAAPTPLYRIYQESFAVSPILITVIFAVYAFALLAALLIAGSISDHLGRRPVIFGALVLEIIAMGLFSVASGPEWLIGARTVQGIATGIAGASLGAALVDVDRAKGQIVNSIAPLSGMAIGAIGTSALIQYGPEPLHLIYVLLLAAFVVQAAALWLTRETGGTRAGVFKSLKPTIFIPQQVKKPLSLVTPINIANWTLGGFYLSLVPSLVASTTGSRAPLTGGAVVAALMVSGAIAVFLRRSRSPKSNLVFGVASQTLGIATVVAGVHLANVPLLLVGTLLTGAGFGTNFLGSIGTIMPLAKPEEQAGLLSAFYIQSYLAFSLPAILAGFLVKSIGYGATTDIYATAIILVSLTGLMLMRTTRKTAAV; translated from the coding sequence ATGGTCGCCGCATCCGAATCCATCAAGAATTCGTCGCCCATGGGCTTCCATGCTCTGACACTTGCCATCTTCTTCGGCGCATCGGCAGCGCCGACGCCTCTCTATCGCATCTATCAGGAAAGCTTTGCCGTTTCTCCCATCCTGATCACCGTGATCTTCGCAGTCTACGCCTTCGCATTGCTCGCAGCCCTGCTGATTGCCGGCTCCATCTCCGATCATCTCGGACGGCGGCCGGTCATTTTCGGCGCGCTGGTACTCGAAATCATCGCCATGGGGCTGTTTTCCGTTGCCAGCGGGCCGGAATGGCTGATCGGTGCGCGCACTGTTCAGGGTATCGCCACCGGTATTGCCGGCGCTTCCCTCGGTGCAGCACTCGTCGATGTCGACCGGGCCAAAGGACAGATCGTCAACTCCATTGCGCCGCTTTCCGGCATGGCGATCGGTGCGATCGGCACCAGCGCGCTGATTCAGTACGGCCCGGAGCCGCTGCATCTCATCTACGTCCTGCTGCTTGCAGCCTTTGTGGTACAGGCCGCCGCTCTGTGGCTGACGCGAGAAACCGGTGGCACACGCGCTGGAGTCTTCAAATCGCTAAAGCCCACGATTTTCATTCCGCAGCAGGTGAAGAAGCCGCTGTCGCTGGTGACGCCGATCAATATCGCCAACTGGACGCTCGGCGGCTTCTACCTGTCGCTCGTGCCTTCGCTGGTCGCTTCGACCACCGGCAGCCGTGCGCCGCTGACCGGCGGCGCGGTCGTGGCAGCGCTGATGGTATCAGGCGCAATCGCCGTATTCCTGCGCCGAAGCCGCAGCCCCAAGAGCAATCTCGTCTTCGGCGTTGCTTCTCAGACGCTAGGTATCGCGACGGTCGTCGCGGGCGTGCATCTTGCCAATGTGCCGCTGCTGCTCGTCGGCACTCTTTTGACGGGTGCCGGTTTCGGCACCAATTTTCTCGGCTCGATCGGCACGATCATGCCGCTCGCCAAGCCGGAAGAACAGGCCGGCCTGCTTTCGGCCTTCTACATCCAGAGCTATCTCGCCTTCAGCCTGCCGGCAATCCTTGCCGGCTTCCTCGTCAAGTCGATCGGCTATGGTGCGACGACGGACATCTACGCGACCGCCATCATTCTCGTCAGCCTCACCGGGCTGATGCTGATGCGGACAACGAGGAAAACGGCGGCGGTATAG